One genomic window of Phragmitibacter flavus includes the following:
- a CDS encoding PIN domain-containing protein yields MKVLIDSSTWIDFFREGDARHPEVGEALWSQRAVLCSVVWVELWSGVRSKREEAVLTNLRECCGWLEIDVETWRITAELRRAARRKGLNCPLADVLIVACAKRHGAVLMHRDKHFEKLLQLDI; encoded by the coding sequence ATGAAGGTGCTGATTGACAGTTCCACTTGGATTGATTTTTTCAGGGAAGGCGATGCCAGGCATCCAGAAGTAGGTGAGGCTTTGTGGAGCCAACGGGCGGTGTTGTGTTCGGTGGTGTGGGTGGAGTTGTGGAGCGGTGTTCGCAGCAAGCGTGAAGAGGCGGTTTTGACTAATCTGCGGGAATGCTGCGGATGGCTGGAAATCGATGTGGAGACCTGGCGCATTACTGCCGAGCTGAGGCGGGCGGCCAGACGAAAGGGACTGAATTGTCCTCTGGCGGATGTCCTGATCGTGGCCTGCGCGAAGCGTCATGGAGCCGTTTTGATGCACCGGGATAAACATTTCGAAAAGCTTCTGCAACTGGATATTTGA
- a CDS encoding type II toxin-antitoxin system VapB family antitoxin, with translation MKTTIDIPDQALADAMRFTGAKTKREAVVKALEQFNRAQKVEALLAAAGTFPDFPTNDEIEAADLEYEERMAKRWAGKP, from the coding sequence ATGAAGACGACGATTGATATTCCTGATCAGGCGTTGGCAGATGCCATGCGATTTACCGGGGCAAAGACGAAGCGTGAGGCTGTGGTGAAGGCGTTGGAGCAGTTTAACCGTGCGCAAAAGGTGGAGGCTTTGCTGGCTGCGGCGGGAACGTTTCCTGACTTTCCCACAAACGACGAGATCGAGGCTGCGGATTTGGAGTATGAGGAGCGCATGGCGAAACGATGGGCGGGCAAGCCATGA
- a CDS encoding 50S ribosomal protein L11 methyltransferase — MTRMFVWSKLSSLKWMDVWEEMFAGEQRAVMTRLPGKKTIRLEVYCEKKSEAQKIFKEFGGSVRELKAQNWAAMGSELPEPVKIGKALLLVGTDKAAELVEIKQSNPGREVISIPPELAFGTGHHATTATALRMLVDFAKSRAGTEWSMIDLGTGSGVLAIAAEKLGAGSAWGCDFDAMALRAAAKNLKRNKTKKVVLEEMDVFKWKPGKKVDCVMANIFHDILEKVFPKIAKAVRKDGMVVVSGILKSQAAGCLAAGEEAGLVFEEVVTKGKWVTARGRLK, encoded by the coding sequence ATGACCCGCATGTTTGTGTGGTCGAAATTGTCGTCGTTAAAATGGATGGATGTGTGGGAAGAAATGTTCGCGGGCGAGCAGCGGGCGGTGATGACGCGGTTGCCAGGGAAGAAGACGATCCGGCTGGAGGTGTATTGTGAGAAGAAGTCGGAGGCGCAGAAGATTTTTAAGGAGTTTGGCGGATCGGTCAGGGAGTTGAAGGCGCAGAATTGGGCGGCGATGGGATCGGAACTGCCCGAGCCAGTGAAGATTGGCAAGGCGCTGCTGTTGGTGGGAACGGACAAGGCGGCGGAGTTGGTGGAAATCAAACAGTCGAATCCGGGTCGGGAAGTGATCAGCATTCCCCCGGAGCTGGCATTTGGAACGGGGCATCATGCGACGACGGCCACGGCATTGCGGATGTTGGTGGATTTTGCCAAGTCGCGTGCGGGGACGGAGTGGTCGATGATTGATTTGGGGACTGGCAGTGGGGTGTTGGCGATTGCGGCGGAGAAGTTGGGAGCGGGTTCGGCGTGGGGCTGTGATTTTGACGCGATGGCATTGCGGGCGGCGGCGAAAAATTTGAAGCGCAACAAGACAAAGAAGGTGGTGCTGGAGGAGATGGATGTCTTTAAATGGAAGCCGGGCAAAAAAGTGGATTGTGTGATGGCGAACATTTTTCATGACATCCTGGAGAAGGTTTTTCCAAAGATTGCGAAGGCAGTGCGCAAGGACGGCATGGTGGTGGTTTCGGGCATTTTGAAGTCGCAGGCGGCAGGATGTCTGGCGGCGGGTGAGGAGGCGGGGCTGGTGTTTGAGGAAGTGGTGACCAAAGGCAAATGGGTGACGGCACGCGGTCGACTCAAATGA
- a CDS encoding efflux transporter outer membrane subunit, with the protein MWRCPLALMLVLGVSACKVGPNYVKPDIADITPAKWKWQVAEPKDDQPRGEWWRVFGDAELNRLQALAVANNNDLRAAVARVDQARSVTKAAGLALSPDVNLNAAAQRERTSGNLPSPVPVAIPSSRINTFNVPIELAYELDFWGRVRRSIESSRADAEVVMADYHGVLLTLNGDVAMQYFLVRSYDMEMATLRKVLETREQSIGVLKQRFDAGAIPEADYARAQSEVATSKAEMADVRRLRAEAVGVLALLCGQSASNFEVKSRASLSSPPLIPAGLPASLLERRPDVGGAERQVAARNADIGVEVAGYFPKISLTGSGGFLSKDTQSLFTADSKVWSIGPSVSVPVTGMLVIKARVQRARGLHAEAVAVYRQAVLGAIQDVETSLSQIRFRGEQSAAMDEAVAASERAMVLTRQRYDSGALGYLELLDVERTNLSVSRQAAQVKAQRLISTVRLIKALGGSW; encoded by the coding sequence ATGTGGCGTTGTCCTTTGGCTTTGATGTTGGTGCTTGGGGTTTCGGCCTGCAAGGTGGGACCGAATTATGTGAAACCGGACATTGCCGACATCACTCCGGCAAAGTGGAAGTGGCAGGTGGCGGAGCCGAAGGATGATCAACCGCGCGGTGAGTGGTGGAGGGTTTTTGGGGATGCAGAGTTGAACCGGCTGCAGGCTTTGGCGGTGGCGAACAACAATGATCTTAGGGCGGCGGTGGCGAGGGTGGATCAGGCGCGGTCGGTGACGAAGGCGGCGGGTTTGGCGTTGTCGCCGGATGTGAATTTGAATGCGGCGGCGCAGCGGGAACGGACATCGGGGAATCTGCCTTCGCCGGTTCCAGTGGCGATCCCGTCTTCAAGAATCAACACTTTCAATGTGCCGATCGAGCTGGCGTATGAATTGGATTTTTGGGGGCGGGTGAGAAGGAGCATCGAGTCGTCGAGAGCGGATGCAGAGGTGGTGATGGCGGATTATCATGGGGTGTTGCTGACGCTGAACGGGGACGTGGCGATGCAGTATTTTTTGGTGCGCAGTTATGACATGGAGATGGCGACATTGAGGAAGGTGTTGGAGACGCGGGAGCAGAGCATTGGAGTGTTGAAGCAACGGTTTGATGCGGGGGCGATTCCGGAGGCGGATTATGCGCGGGCGCAGAGTGAGGTGGCGACGAGCAAAGCCGAGATGGCGGATGTGCGGCGCCTGCGGGCGGAGGCGGTGGGGGTGCTGGCGTTGTTGTGTGGTCAGTCGGCGAGCAATTTTGAGGTGAAGTCGAGAGCAAGTTTGTCGTCGCCTCCGTTGATCCCGGCGGGTCTTCCGGCGAGTTTGCTGGAGCGGCGTCCAGATGTGGGGGGGGCGGAACGTCAGGTGGCGGCGAGGAACGCGGACATCGGCGTGGAGGTGGCGGGGTATTTTCCGAAGATCAGTTTGACGGGCAGCGGCGGATTTTTGAGCAAGGACACGCAGAGTTTGTTCACGGCGGACAGCAAGGTTTGGTCGATTGGGCCGAGTGTGAGTGTGCCGGTGACGGGGATGCTGGTGATCAAGGCCCGGGTGCAGCGGGCGCGGGGATTGCATGCCGAGGCGGTGGCGGTTTACCGGCAGGCGGTGTTGGGGGCGATTCAGGATGTGGAGACGTCGCTGTCGCAGATCCGTTTTCGTGGGGAGCAGTCAGCGGCGATGGATGAGGCGGTGGCGGCTTCGGAAAGGGCGATGGTGTTGACGCGTCAACGTTATGACAGTGGGGCGTTGGGTTATTTGGAGTTGCTCGATGTGGAGCGGACGAATTTGAGTGTGAGTCGTCAGGCCGCGCAGGTGAAGGCGCAGCGGTTGATTTCAACGGTGAGGTTGATCAAGGCGTTGGGAGGGAGTTGGTAG
- a CDS encoding efflux RND transporter permease subunit, with product MQWLAEISVKRPVFATVLVLVFVVVGVLGFSRLPVDRFPKVDFPGVVVTTSLPGATPEEIETEITDKIEEAVNTISGIDELNSVSTEGVSQVMIAFLLEKDIDVAAQEVRDRVNRIINDLPDSADTPRVEKLDPDASPILTVALIADRPARDITEYADKVLRRQLESVNGVGQVTLLGGRKRQINVLMDPVRLRAYGLTAMDVQAALQRQNVQIPAGMVKGGAQETGLRVTGKVSSVAELEQLVVREAGGGLVRLMDVARVVDGEEEAATVARRDGVPTVVLSIRKQSGENTIAVVDAVKERLDDARRLLPEGYQVEVVRDNSLVIRTSTHAVQEHLILGAAFAAIIVLFFLGNGRATLISALSIPTSIIASFGVMWVADVSLNQISLIALALAVGIVIDDAIIVVENIFKHIEEKKQDSFTAAVEGTRDIGMAVMATTLSLLAVFLPVAFLSGIVGRFLGSFGLTMSFAIAVSLLVSFTLAPMLSARMLKITKPNFVERWMAKLVNIFYHPLESVYMVMLRFSMRHRWVVVLACVATLASVVPMMGIVQKGLLPETEDAEFEVSLRTPEGTSLEATDLIAERVARDLRTVSGVQYTLMTIGDNDQRTPNKAGIYVRLSDPSQREASQEEIMDLVRREIVPKYPPEWRMTVLLVPAFNSGQSAANVQYMIAGPDLEVLTKTVEAAMPEVKKIPGIRDVDTTLITGKPELTAVVDRSKAGQMGVNIADLSTSLRLLVGGDDVSTFNDGGEQYDIHLRAEDRYRNSQEALGLLYVPSAQSGPVPLSNLVQMEERTGPAQINRNGRRRQITITANNAPGVGEAEVLAQIAAAVKKQGLPANYLSEPIGRSKELERTMSAFMTAFAMSFLFMYLVLAAQFESWIHPFTIMLSLPLTFPFAILSLIIFNESLNIFSMLGIIVLFGMVKKNGILQIDHTLQLRRQGMNRLDAILQANKDRLRPILMTTLSFVAGMIPLVLSKGIGASMNTATAGVIIGGQTMSLLLTLLATPVFYSLFDDVAGWFTRRRKVDDGEDSEVSGLKLSTTSIS from the coding sequence ATGCAGTGGCTTGCCGAAATTTCTGTGAAGAGGCCCGTGTTTGCCACGGTGCTGGTGCTGGTGTTTGTGGTGGTTGGGGTGCTGGGGTTTTCGCGATTGCCGGTGGATCGTTTTCCCAAGGTGGATTTCCCCGGCGTGGTGGTGACGACGTCGTTGCCGGGAGCGACGCCGGAGGAGATCGAAACGGAGATAACGGACAAGATCGAAGAAGCGGTGAATACGATCAGTGGGATTGATGAGTTGAACTCGGTCTCGACGGAAGGGGTGTCGCAGGTGATGATCGCGTTTCTGTTGGAGAAAGACATTGATGTGGCGGCGCAGGAGGTGCGGGATCGGGTCAACCGGATCATCAACGATTTGCCGGATTCGGCGGACACGCCAAGGGTGGAGAAACTGGATCCGGATGCGTCGCCGATTTTGACGGTGGCGTTGATTGCAGATCGTCCGGCTCGGGACATCACGGAGTATGCGGACAAGGTTTTGCGGCGGCAGTTGGAGAGTGTGAACGGAGTCGGACAAGTGACGTTGCTGGGGGGAAGGAAGCGGCAGATCAATGTGTTGATGGATCCGGTGCGGCTGCGGGCTTATGGGCTGACGGCGATGGATGTGCAGGCGGCGTTGCAGCGTCAGAATGTGCAGATTCCGGCGGGGATGGTGAAGGGTGGGGCGCAGGAAACGGGTTTGCGAGTGACGGGCAAGGTGTCGAGCGTGGCGGAGTTGGAGCAGTTGGTGGTGCGTGAGGCGGGTGGGGGACTGGTGAGGTTGATGGATGTGGCGCGGGTGGTGGATGGCGAGGAAGAGGCGGCCACGGTGGCGCGTCGGGATGGGGTGCCGACGGTGGTTTTGTCGATCAGGAAGCAGTCGGGCGAGAACACGATCGCGGTGGTGGATGCGGTGAAGGAGCGGCTGGATGATGCGAGGAGATTGCTCCCGGAGGGGTATCAGGTGGAGGTGGTGCGGGATAATTCTTTGGTGATTCGCACTAGCACGCATGCGGTGCAGGAGCATTTGATTTTGGGGGCGGCGTTTGCGGCGATCATTGTGTTGTTCTTTTTGGGGAACGGGCGGGCGACGTTGATTTCGGCGCTGTCCATTCCGACGTCGATCATTGCGAGTTTCGGGGTGATGTGGGTGGCGGATGTGTCGTTGAATCAGATCAGTTTGATCGCGCTGGCTTTGGCGGTGGGGATCGTGATTGATGATGCGATCATTGTGGTGGAGAACATTTTTAAGCACATTGAGGAGAAGAAGCAGGACTCGTTCACGGCGGCGGTTGAGGGCACGCGGGACATTGGCATGGCGGTGATGGCGACGACGTTGTCGCTGCTGGCGGTGTTTTTGCCGGTGGCGTTTTTGAGCGGGATTGTGGGACGGTTTTTGGGGAGTTTTGGATTGACGATGTCGTTTGCGATTGCGGTGTCGTTGTTGGTGAGTTTCACGCTGGCGCCGATGTTGAGTGCGCGGATGTTAAAAATCACCAAGCCCAATTTTGTGGAGCGGTGGATGGCGAAGCTGGTGAACATTTTTTATCACCCGCTGGAGTCGGTTTACATGGTGATGCTGCGTTTTTCGATGCGGCATCGGTGGGTGGTGGTGCTGGCTTGTGTGGCGACCTTGGCGAGCGTGGTGCCGATGATGGGGATTGTGCAGAAAGGGCTGCTGCCGGAGACGGAGGATGCGGAGTTTGAGGTGAGTCTGCGCACGCCGGAGGGCACAAGTCTTGAGGCGACGGATTTGATTGCGGAACGGGTGGCGCGGGATCTTCGCACGGTGTCGGGGGTGCAATACACGCTGATGACGATTGGTGACAATGACCAGCGCACGCCGAACAAGGCGGGGATTTATGTGCGCTTGAGCGATCCTTCGCAGCGTGAGGCGTCGCAGGAGGAGATCATGGATCTGGTGCGTCGGGAGATTGTGCCGAAGTATCCGCCGGAGTGGCGGATGACGGTGTTGCTGGTGCCGGCGTTTAACTCGGGTCAGTCAGCGGCGAACGTGCAATACATGATTGCGGGTCCCGATTTGGAGGTGCTGACAAAGACGGTGGAGGCGGCGATGCCTGAAGTGAAGAAAATTCCTGGCATTCGTGATGTGGACACGACGTTGATCACCGGAAAGCCGGAGTTGACGGCGGTGGTGGATCGCAGCAAGGCGGGTCAGATGGGGGTAAATATTGCGGACTTATCGACATCGTTGCGGTTGCTGGTGGGCGGCGATGATGTGTCGACTTTTAACGATGGTGGCGAGCAGTATGACATTCATTTGCGGGCGGAAGACCGGTATCGAAACAGTCAGGAGGCGTTGGGATTGTTGTATGTGCCGAGTGCGCAGTCGGGTCCGGTGCCGTTAAGCAATCTGGTGCAGATGGAGGAGCGCACGGGTCCGGCGCAGATCAATCGCAATGGACGGCGTCGGCAAATCACGATCACAGCAAACAATGCGCCCGGGGTGGGTGAGGCGGAGGTGTTGGCGCAGATTGCGGCGGCGGTGAAGAAGCAGGGGTTGCCGGCGAATTATCTGAGTGAGCCGATTGGTCGCTCGAAGGAACTGGAGCGGACCATGTCGGCGTTCATGACGGCTTTTGCGATGTCGTTTTTGTTCATGTATCTGGTGCTCGCGGCGCAGTTTGAGTCGTGGATTCATCCGTTCACCATCATGCTGTCGCTGCCGTTGACGTTCCCGTTTGCGATTCTGTCGCTGATCATCTTTAACGAATCGCTGAACATCTTTTCGATGTTGGGGATCATTGTGTTGTTCGGCATGGTGAAGAAAAATGGGATTCTTCAGATTGATCACACGCTGCAATTGCGAAGGCAGGGGATGAACCGGTTGGACGCGATTTTGCAGGCAAACAAGGATCGGTTGCGGCCGATTTTGATGACGACGCTGTCGTTTGTGGCGGGGATGATCCCGTTGGTGCTTTCGAAGGGGATTGGAGCGTCGATGAACACCGCGACGGCGGGGGTGATTATTGGGGGGCAGACGATGTCGTTGTTGCTGACGTTACTGGCGACGCCGGTGTTTTATTCGTTGTTTGATGATGTGGCGGGCTGGTTCACGCGTCGACGCAAGGTCGATGATGGTGAGGACAGCGAGGTGTCGGGTTTGAAATTGTCTACTACTTCTATTTCGTGA
- a CDS encoding efflux RND transporter periplasmic adaptor subunit, with protein MRRLAWLGIAMVLVSCGKKPEPEVALVDEKVQEVEVKTAEVEEKEMPVYMRVIGELRSRVDAKVAADASGKVMVAEVERGAVVKKGDLLVKLDDRAGKLSLREAEAQAAQARARFSLAEAEWKRNEPLAKSKAIADADFQKLSADLESARADDAMAVARVETAEKNLQDLEIRAPFDGVVAERRVSPGEFVQASTEVAQLVSVGSLRLLLQVPETAVGGVQVGQLVTFEVPAFAGQTFSGRVVYVGAVVRDVTRDLLVEAEVPNEDGRLRQGMFAEGRLAMGTAKRLAVPLTAVRHEAGATRVMVVEKDRIEARMVDLGEEQDGWTEVRAGLVKDAVVVVDPSADAVDGAKIKMAAVQ; from the coding sequence ATGAGACGTCTTGCTTGGTTGGGCATTGCCATGGTGTTGGTGAGCTGCGGAAAAAAGCCGGAGCCGGAGGTGGCATTGGTTGATGAGAAAGTGCAGGAGGTGGAAGTGAAAACGGCGGAGGTGGAGGAGAAGGAGATGCCGGTTTATATGCGGGTGATTGGGGAGTTGCGCAGTCGAGTGGATGCGAAGGTGGCGGCGGATGCTTCGGGCAAGGTGATGGTGGCGGAGGTGGAACGTGGGGCGGTGGTGAAGAAGGGGGATTTGCTGGTGAAACTGGATGATCGGGCGGGGAAGCTTTCGTTGCGTGAAGCAGAAGCGCAGGCGGCACAGGCCCGGGCGAGATTCAGTTTGGCGGAGGCGGAGTGGAAAAGGAACGAGCCGCTGGCGAAATCAAAGGCGATTGCCGATGCGGATTTTCAGAAGTTGAGTGCGGATTTGGAGTCGGCCAGGGCGGATGATGCGATGGCGGTGGCGAGAGTCGAGACGGCGGAGAAAAATTTGCAGGACCTGGAGATCCGCGCTCCGTTTGATGGCGTGGTGGCGGAGCGTCGGGTGAGCCCGGGTGAGTTTGTGCAGGCGAGCACGGAGGTGGCGCAGTTGGTGAGCGTGGGAAGTTTGCGATTGCTGTTGCAGGTGCCGGAAACGGCGGTGGGCGGGGTGCAGGTTGGGCAGTTGGTGACGTTTGAAGTTCCGGCTTTTGCGGGGCAGACGTTTTCAGGAAGAGTGGTTTATGTGGGGGCGGTGGTGCGTGATGTGACGCGGGATCTTTTGGTGGAGGCGGAGGTGCCGAATGAGGATGGAAGGTTGAGGCAAGGGATGTTTGCGGAAGGGCGATTGGCGATGGGCACGGCGAAGCGTTTGGCGGTGCCGTTGACGGCGGTGCGGCATGAGGCGGGGGCGACCAGGGTGATGGTGGTGGAGAAGGATCGGATTGAGGCGCGGATGGTGGATCTGGGTGAGGAACAGGATGGGTGGACGGAGGTGCGCGCTGGATTGGTGAAGGATGCGGTGGTGGTGGTCGATCCAAGTGCGGATGCGGTGGATGGGGCGAAGATCAAAATGGCGGCGGTGCAGTGA
- a CDS encoding TetR/AcrR family transcriptional regulator: MLTTKKSDSPAARDKLLAAAMKVFARDGLHRATTRVIAEEAGVNEVTLFRHFTNKEGLLTAVMQQVVEAHASENLGEEREWTGDLRRNLRRFAEGFYEKMERDEAFMRTMIGEGRRHEEHAQKIIRDAVRPVRARFIHHLETARKAGQVRDGVDLGVAADAFTSMLFGGMLRITGNCHEGYTASQFVAVCVDVFAHGLAPVGEADLKF, from the coding sequence ATGCTCACCACTAAAAAAAGTGATTCGCCTGCGGCTCGCGACAAGCTCTTGGCGGCGGCAATGAAGGTTTTTGCACGGGATGGGTTACACAGGGCGACGACGAGGGTGATTGCGGAGGAGGCGGGGGTGAATGAGGTGACGTTGTTCAGACATTTTACGAACAAGGAAGGGCTTTTGACGGCGGTGATGCAGCAGGTGGTGGAGGCGCATGCATCGGAAAATTTGGGCGAGGAGCGGGAATGGACGGGGGATTTGCGGCGCAATCTGCGTCGGTTTGCGGAAGGGTTTTACGAGAAGATGGAGCGGGATGAAGCGTTTATGCGGACGATGATTGGGGAGGGGCGGAGGCATGAGGAGCATGCGCAGAAGATTATTCGCGATGCGGTGAGGCCGGTGAGGGCGCGGTTCATTCATCATTTGGAGACGGCGCGCAAGGCGGGGCAGGTGCGTGATGGGGTGGACCTGGGGGTGGCGGCGGATGCGTTTACTTCGATGTTGTTTGGGGGGATGTTGCGGATCACGGGAAATTGTCACGAGGGCTATACGGCTTCGCAGTTTGTGGCGGTGTGTGTGGATGTTTTTGCGCATGGACTGGCACCGGTGGGAGAGGCTGATCTGAAATTTTAG
- a CDS encoding ROK family protein has product MAKKVSSKKKSKKTVIKKVLLPSAPVDHSATPFWIGFDLGGTKMMACVLDENYNVLGTARKSSQGTQGAAKGIKRILTTMTDAMLEAGVNPANLQGAAVACPGTVNPQRGILITAPNLGWRNITLGPSLQRVLKKPVILLNDVDAGTFGEYTLGAGKGARSLLGIFPGTGLGAGFVYDGKLIHGKATSCMELGMVYLPGTHLNSAIPGAVLFEDLTSRLGLAAAGGIECIRGNAPILDAKTGASMREMKSKALTASCKAAEPGIVPVLENSLNYLGMGVAMVINLFAPDQITLGGGLVEEMPKTYLDGLKQYTERYAVPELFKGIKFSVAQLGGNAVAIGAVAWLRKSQ; this is encoded by the coding sequence ATGGCCAAAAAGGTTTCCTCCAAGAAGAAAAGCAAAAAGACCGTCATCAAAAAGGTCTTGCTGCCAAGTGCCCCGGTCGACCACAGCGCCACCCCATTCTGGATCGGATTCGATCTCGGCGGCACCAAAATGATGGCCTGCGTGCTTGACGAAAACTACAACGTCCTCGGCACCGCCCGCAAATCCAGCCAGGGCACCCAAGGCGCCGCCAAAGGCATCAAACGCATCCTCACCACCATGACCGACGCCATGCTCGAAGCTGGCGTCAATCCTGCCAACCTCCAGGGTGCCGCCGTCGCTTGTCCCGGCACCGTCAATCCCCAACGCGGCATCCTCATCACCGCCCCCAATCTCGGCTGGCGCAACATCACCCTCGGCCCTTCCCTCCAGCGCGTCCTCAAAAAACCCGTCATCCTCCTAAACGACGTCGACGCCGGCACCTTCGGCGAATACACCCTCGGAGCCGGCAAAGGTGCCCGCTCCTTGCTCGGCATCTTCCCCGGCACCGGCCTCGGCGCAGGATTTGTCTACGACGGCAAACTCATCCACGGCAAAGCCACTTCCTGCATGGAACTCGGCATGGTCTACCTCCCCGGCACCCATCTCAATTCCGCCATCCCCGGAGCCGTGCTGTTCGAAGACCTCACCAGCCGACTCGGCCTCGCCGCCGCTGGAGGCATCGAATGCATCCGCGGCAACGCCCCCATCCTCGACGCCAAAACCGGAGCCTCCATGCGCGAGATGAAAAGCAAAGCCCTCACTGCGTCCTGCAAAGCCGCCGAACCCGGCATCGTCCCCGTGCTCGAAAACTCCCTCAATTACCTCGGCATGGGCGTCGCCATGGTCATCAACCTTTTCGCCCCTGATCAGATTACCCTCGGCGGCGGACTCGTCGAAGAAATGCCCAAAACCTATCTCGACGGCCTCAAGCAATACACCGAACGCTACGCCGTCCCCGAACTCTTCAAAGGCATCAAATTTTCCGTCGCCCAACTCGGCGGCAACGCCGTCGCCATCGGTGCCGTCGCCTGGCTCCGCAAAAGCCAGTAA